Proteins found in one Lysinibacillus fusiformis genomic segment:
- a CDS encoding TetR/AcrR family transcriptional regulator has protein sequence MQVTKEDWIRAGLDQLAEAGIHKVRIEALARSLNISKGSFYHYFRDRQQLLDAMLYYWETHATKAIIQSMEQEDATLEQLLRISFHKNKKMEIGIYAWAKYDSDVATRIVQIEEQRIGCVATLYQKSGVDINESTDRARLAYLTYIGWMTRFEANPHFDLEKMIKLLLQ, from the coding sequence ATGCAAGTAACGAAAGAAGATTGGATTAGAGCGGGTCTAGATCAATTAGCAGAAGCGGGCATACATAAAGTACGTATTGAAGCACTTGCTCGATCATTAAATATTAGCAAGGGGAGCTTTTATCATTATTTTCGTGATCGTCAACAGCTATTAGATGCCATGCTTTACTATTGGGAAACCCATGCGACAAAGGCCATTATTCAAAGCATGGAGCAAGAAGATGCTACTTTAGAACAGCTTTTACGGATAAGTTTTCACAAAAATAAAAAAATGGAGATAGGCATTTATGCTTGGGCCAAATATGATTCAGATGTCGCAACGCGTATCGTTCAAATAGAGGAGCAGCGAATTGGCTGTGTGGCGACACTCTATCAAAAAAGTGGTGTAGATATAAATGAATCTACTGACCGTGCAAGATTGGCTTATTTAACCTATATTGGCTGGATGACACGATTCGAAGCCAATCCTCATTTCGATCTCGAAAAGATGATTAAGCTCCTATTACAATAA
- a CDS encoding AAA family ATPase, with protein sequence MTHNHEEKELFYPNGTVMYRGGVKKNDFGHDIYDGKGSLFDQEGELLFEGEFVNHMKQGNGIMYLKGQLIYQGEFIQNKKQGHGILYKDGHIHYEGHFRNDLMDGYGILYYEEDVTAPYQALRSQYPHLNQPQYEGDFVHGMKKGKGKQYYPNGLLQYEGDFIWHHMQGAGKLYYPTESPTTEELDRGVTILHYEGHFFEDLKHGKGKVYARDGILEAEGQFKEDVMTGQGTLYYANGQASYIGDLVQGKKHGRGDYFNEEGKIIYSGEFINDERLRITPEIEQEIAKLQKQLDSLVGLPNAKKELHNLINFIKIQSLRVDHGLTSFPITYHLVFSGNPGTGKTTVARIIGQIYKHLGVLSSGHFVETDRAGLVAGYVGQTALKVQEVVNKAKGGVLFIDEAYALINDKQDAFGKEAIDSLLKAMEDLRDDLVIIVAGYTELIEEFLQSNPGFKSRFNHFVQFDNFSTDELYDIFAMLCQTNDYQFGDAFAQHMKAQLRHMPIETIPNFSNGRYIRNLFEKLVTIQSTRLIQQATITKDELMTFEEQDILQGIAEKLFDNTF encoded by the coding sequence ATGACACATAATCATGAAGAAAAAGAACTATTTTATCCAAATGGAACGGTCATGTATCGAGGTGGCGTCAAAAAGAATGATTTTGGCCACGATATCTATGACGGCAAGGGCTCGCTATTTGATCAAGAAGGAGAATTATTATTCGAGGGTGAATTCGTCAATCATATGAAGCAAGGCAATGGCATCATGTATTTAAAAGGACAACTCATTTATCAGGGCGAATTCATTCAAAATAAAAAACAAGGTCATGGCATTTTATACAAGGATGGTCATATTCATTATGAAGGTCATTTTCGCAATGATTTAATGGATGGTTATGGAATTCTATATTATGAAGAGGACGTGACGGCCCCTTATCAAGCACTGCGATCACAGTACCCACATTTAAATCAACCACAGTATGAGGGTGATTTTGTCCACGGCATGAAAAAAGGAAAAGGCAAGCAATATTATCCAAATGGATTGTTACAATATGAGGGTGATTTTATTTGGCATCATATGCAAGGGGCTGGGAAGCTGTATTATCCTACAGAATCACCAACAACTGAGGAGCTTGATCGTGGGGTAACAATACTCCACTATGAAGGTCATTTTTTTGAAGATCTAAAGCATGGTAAAGGCAAAGTATATGCTAGGGATGGGATTCTAGAAGCGGAAGGGCAATTTAAAGAGGATGTGATGACAGGGCAAGGAACGCTATATTATGCCAATGGGCAGGCTTCTTATATTGGTGACCTCGTGCAAGGCAAAAAACATGGACGAGGCGATTATTTTAATGAAGAGGGCAAAATCATCTATAGTGGAGAATTTATCAACGACGAACGATTACGCATCACACCTGAAATCGAACAAGAGATTGCCAAGCTACAAAAACAATTAGATAGTCTTGTAGGCCTTCCAAATGCAAAGAAGGAATTACATAATTTAATTAACTTTATTAAAATTCAAAGCTTGCGTGTGGATCATGGTTTAACAAGCTTTCCTATTACGTATCATCTTGTCTTCTCGGGTAATCCAGGCACAGGTAAAACAACGGTGGCACGTATTATTGGCCAAATCTACAAGCATCTTGGTGTCCTTTCAAGTGGGCATTTTGTGGAAACAGATCGTGCGGGGCTAGTCGCTGGCTATGTTGGACAAACAGCGTTAAAGGTTCAGGAAGTCGTTAACAAAGCAAAGGGTGGGGTACTTTTTATTGATGAAGCCTACGCATTAATAAATGATAAACAGGATGCATTTGGGAAGGAAGCAATTGATAGTTTATTAAAGGCAATGGAGGATCTACGTGATGATTTAGTAATTATTGTTGCTGGCTATACAGAGCTGATAGAGGAATTTTTACAATCTAATCCAGGCTTTAAATCTCGTTTTAATCATTTTGTACAATTCGATAATTTTAGCACTGATGAACTCTATGATATCTTTGCGATGCTTTGTCAAACGAACGACTATCAATTTGGCGATGCATTTGCCCAACATATGAAAGCACAGCTACGTCATATGCCAATTGAAACCATCCCTAATTTCTCGAATGGTCGTTATATTCGAAACTTGTTTGAAAAACTAGTGACAATCCAATCAACCCGATTGATTCAACAGGCAACAATCACGAAAGATGAACTTATGACATTTGAGGAGCAAGATATTTTACAGGGCATTGCAGAAAAGCTATTTGATAATACTTTTTAA
- a CDS encoding helix-turn-helix transcriptional regulator, whose protein sequence is MVDSQQGKGYRVLSMFDRLMNGQGINKKQEALTHQVGEKTIQRDIDEIRTYLEKAKLDCHLQYVRTEKVYKLMNTESNRLSKEQVLVIVKILIASKALIKSDIGEIMEQLLSQVAVDQLDQILLNEKAVYEDVHHNKSLLSLIWEISAAIQKKKVITIDYLQEGEAIPTTKVLKPLAIIFSTHYFYLMADNHDTPTVYRMDRIQHFREMDIKFQFPAVNQLRVGDANELTHIRILYKGQSPQIVYGRFPTANLVSKNKHEYVFEAEVLGHGMKEWLLSQGADIEVLEPIELREEIIEIIEAMQQNYRCI, encoded by the coding sequence ATGGTAGATTCACAACAAGGCAAAGGCTATCGCGTTCTATCGATGTTTGATCGATTGATGAATGGCCAAGGAATCAACAAGAAGCAGGAAGCATTGACACATCAGGTTGGTGAAAAAACCATACAACGGGATATCGATGAGATTCGTACGTATCTGGAAAAGGCTAAGCTTGATTGCCATTTACAATATGTGCGAACAGAAAAAGTGTATAAATTAATGAATACGGAAAGCAATCGTTTATCAAAAGAACAGGTGCTGGTCATCGTTAAAATATTGATTGCATCTAAAGCACTCATAAAGTCTGATATCGGTGAGATCATGGAGCAGCTTCTCTCACAAGTAGCAGTAGATCAACTGGATCAAATATTATTAAATGAAAAAGCTGTATATGAAGATGTCCATCATAATAAGTCATTATTGTCATTGATATGGGAGATTTCAGCAGCCATTCAAAAGAAAAAGGTCATTACCATTGATTATTTACAGGAGGGTGAAGCTATTCCAACTACAAAGGTTTTAAAGCCGCTCGCTATTATCTTTTCAACACATTATTTTTACTTAATGGCAGATAATCATGACACCCCAACTGTTTACAGAATGGATCGTATTCAGCATTTTCGTGAAATGGATATAAAATTTCAATTTCCCGCTGTAAATCAATTACGAGTAGGGGACGCTAATGAGCTTACTCATATACGTATTCTCTATAAAGGCCAATCTCCTCAAATTGTTTACGGTCGTTTCCCAACAGCCAACCTAGTTTCCAAAAACAAGCATGAATATGTTTTTGAGGCAGAAGTGTTAGGACATGGCATGAAAGAATGGTTGTTAAGTCAAGGAGCCGATATAGAGGTGTTAGAGCCAATTGAATTGAGAGAAGAGATTATTGAAATCATCGAAGCTATGCAGCAAAATTATCGTTGCATATAA
- a CDS encoding YbjQ family protein → MLLATSDIVAGKDIIETLGLVKGNSVQSRNIGRDMIAGLRNIVGGEMKEYAEMLVRSREIATEAMVEEAKQLGADAIVGVRYATSSVMDGTSEVLVYGTAVKFK, encoded by the coding sequence ATGCTATTAGCTACATCAGACATTGTGGCAGGAAAAGATATTATTGAAACATTAGGACTGGTGAAAGGGAATTCTGTTCAATCCAGAAACATTGGTCGTGACATGATAGCTGGACTTCGCAATATTGTAGGTGGAGAGATGAAAGAGTATGCTGAAATGCTTGTGCGCTCTCGTGAAATTGCCACAGAGGCAATGGTTGAAGAAGCCAAACAATTAGGTGCAGATGCGATTGTAGGCGTTCGTTATGCTACTTCCTCTGTAATGGATGGTACATCAGAAGTATTGGTATATGGAACGGCTGTAAAATTCAAATAA
- a CDS encoding nucleoside 2-deoxyribosyltransferase yields the protein MKAYLANGLFSLGDRLVNEQLAAAIREAVPGIALYVPQENEAINDKSAYADSLAIAQADLEMLQNSDVLIAVLDGVEIDSGVAAEIGAFSMLNRPIIGVLTDVRQQGRDNMQKIEALIRDGLENQFVYRNLFVVGLIKRNGVITSSIEEAVKAIQKLKNGEAS from the coding sequence ATGAAAGCATATTTAGCAAATGGATTATTTTCGTTAGGGGATCGTTTAGTGAATGAACAATTGGCAGCAGCTATTCGCGAGGCAGTGCCAGGCATCGCATTGTATGTACCCCAGGAGAATGAAGCCATCAATGATAAATCTGCCTATGCAGATAGTCTAGCCATTGCCCAAGCCGATTTAGAGATGCTACAAAATAGTGATGTACTAATAGCTGTATTGGATGGGGTGGAAATTGATTCAGGTGTAGCCGCAGAAATTGGTGCGTTTTCTATGCTGAATCGTCCCATTATTGGTGTACTAACAGATGTTCGTCAGCAGGGGCGGGACAACATGCAAAAAATAGAGGCTCTGATCCGAGATGGGCTAGAGAATCAGTTTGTTTATCGTAATTTATTTGTTGTTGGGTTAATTAAACGCAATGGCGTGATAACATCTTCTATTGAAGAGGCTGTGAAAGCAATACAAAAACTAAAGAACGGGGAGGCATCATGA
- a CDS encoding GNAT family N-acetyltransferase — translation MHIVTIEGIPYAWLEQLQKIHAHVFDGANLPLEKLEKKEGLLCILAVEGGTLIGFKLGYPHPDGVFYSWLGGVHVTKRGQGIASQLMKQQHEHIKSLGFHKVRTYGRNTRKAMLITNLKHGFDIVSTFSDEKGRHKIIFEKTID, via the coding sequence ATGCATATTGTGACGATAGAAGGCATACCCTATGCTTGGCTTGAACAATTACAGAAAATCCACGCACACGTTTTTGATGGTGCTAATTTGCCACTCGAAAAGCTAGAAAAGAAAGAAGGCCTTCTTTGCATATTGGCAGTGGAAGGTGGCACATTAATCGGCTTTAAACTAGGCTATCCACATCCAGATGGTGTTTTTTATAGTTGGTTGGGTGGCGTTCATGTGACGAAACGAGGTCAGGGGATTGCAAGCCAATTAATGAAACAACAGCACGAACATATCAAGTCTTTAGGCTTTCACAAAGTTCGTACATATGGTAGAAATACACGCAAAGCCATGCTCATTACCAACCTCAAACATGGTTTTGATATAGTATCAACATTTAGTGATGAAAAAGGAAGACATAAAATTATATTTGAAAAAACAATCGATTAA
- a CDS encoding immunity 26/phosphotriesterase HocA family protein, with protein sequence MTPFTSWLTNSLRPYFGLHTLETHWETIQIREDYFICLEGDLIKKRIFVNEHSYQEADVDILTRNREVIVPQTARGKEKKLNYTNISAVKAAGVVFSASLGNQNHPSSSITARNTKTYYQLPLTGFEHLTTKSALLNWLQQFPSQLPANYSAKLEKLTKMKSLRYKTVPGDIFRVEIDLFVDGYVLVIGDLRQMQKDHLFAEDSIWHNVMTMPLFVRPYLLTTTERVPSLEEIISAPLAAQTHIVMDDHFMRGCYEKIGHKMLTASDIVFPMGYGVTLNYGKEPRYRLSWGTGNISKPAPSTLFQTASRFTNHGVSAGIASDWLKPEEGIVTESLDHPHFREERQRALAEFSLPEDISYDDFNRQTGGLTRTQYIDYLNKTYPRTHKK encoded by the coding sequence TTGACACCATTTACTAGTTGGTTAACCAATTCATTGCGCCCTTATTTCGGCCTACATACCCTAGAAACACATTGGGAAACGATTCAGATTCGAGAGGATTATTTTATTTGCCTAGAAGGTGATCTCATTAAAAAAAGAATTTTCGTTAATGAGCATAGCTACCAAGAAGCAGATGTGGACATTTTAACACGTAATCGAGAAGTCATCGTCCCTCAAACCGCGCGTGGAAAAGAAAAGAAATTGAATTACACCAATATCTCTGCTGTGAAAGCTGCAGGCGTTGTTTTTTCTGCTAGTCTAGGTAACCAAAATCATCCATCTAGCTCTATTACGGCTCGTAATACCAAAACATATTACCAGCTACCACTAACAGGCTTTGAGCATTTAACGACTAAATCGGCTCTCTTGAATTGGTTACAGCAATTTCCATCCCAGCTTCCTGCAAATTATTCAGCCAAGCTTGAAAAGCTAACAAAGATGAAAAGTCTACGCTATAAGACTGTGCCAGGCGATATTTTCCGTGTAGAAATCGACTTATTTGTAGACGGCTATGTGCTTGTTATTGGCGATTTACGTCAAATGCAAAAGGATCATCTCTTTGCAGAAGATAGTATTTGGCATAATGTAATGACAATGCCATTGTTCGTCCGGCCCTATTTGTTGACAACGACAGAGCGCGTGCCTTCTCTTGAAGAAATCATATCTGCTCCATTGGCCGCTCAAACCCATATTGTGATGGACGACCATTTTATGCGAGGGTGCTATGAAAAGATAGGTCACAAAATGTTAACAGCATCCGATATTGTATTCCCAATGGGCTATGGCGTGACACTAAACTATGGAAAAGAGCCTCGATATCGTCTATCCTGGGGAACAGGAAACATTAGCAAACCTGCACCTTCAACCTTATTTCAAACAGCTAGCCGTTTTACCAATCATGGTGTCTCTGCAGGCATTGCCAGTGATTGGTTGAAACCAGAAGAAGGAATTGTAACAGAGTCGCTAGATCATCCGCACTTCCGCGAAGAACGTCAGCGGGCACTAGCTGAATTTAGTTTACCAGAAGATATCTCCTACGATGATTTTAATCGCCAAACTGGTGGATTGACGCGCACCCAATATATTGATTACCTCAATAAAACCTATCCTCGTACACACAAAAAATAG
- a CDS encoding YdcF family protein, translated as MYFGIIPLILFVVFLISYFKDPRKMINGLLFNLFVCSFLLFCVILSLASDHYFLRLIVIIPLIALFILIPFGIVALMFGLFLNARVLMKREGRRLANSLTLLVAIGILLFILLPIINPASLFSIHLQPIFGGISLITFYFFIHLSNFLSAYFLYQFNRPRLNQDFIIVLGSGLINDKVPPLLASRIQKAMDFYHRQAAVTTPPTIIFSGGQGPDENLPEAEAMQRYAIEKGIPIEHTLQENRSVNTYQNMLFSKQLMDDRKQGETYNSIFTTNNFHLFRAGIYARLAGLDSQGIGSKTAFYYWPNAMIREYVAIVVMTRKRHMKMIGPIVIISIALSLFSFVFV; from the coding sequence ATGTATTTTGGCATTATTCCACTGATTCTTTTCGTCGTTTTTCTCATTTCTTACTTCAAAGACCCAAGAAAAATGATCAATGGGCTATTATTTAATCTATTTGTCTGTTCATTTCTGCTATTCTGCGTCATCCTATCTTTAGCATCTGACCATTACTTTTTAAGGCTTATTGTCATTATTCCACTCATTGCTCTATTCATCCTAATTCCTTTTGGCATTGTTGCTTTAATGTTTGGTTTATTTTTAAATGCAAGAGTATTAATGAAGCGAGAAGGTAGACGTTTAGCCAATTCCTTAACACTACTCGTGGCGATTGGCATCTTATTATTTATCCTATTACCGATTATCAATCCAGCAAGTTTGTTTTCAATCCATCTCCAGCCCATTTTTGGTGGAATTTCACTCATTACGTTTTATTTTTTTATCCATTTATCCAATTTTTTATCCGCTTATTTTCTTTACCAATTCAATCGACCTCGATTGAACCAAGACTTTATTATTGTGCTAGGCAGTGGATTAATTAATGATAAGGTCCCTCCACTTTTAGCTAGTAGAATTCAAAAGGCAATGGATTTCTATCATAGGCAAGCAGCAGTGACTACACCACCTACCATTATTTTCTCTGGTGGACAAGGTCCTGATGAGAATCTACCAGAAGCTGAAGCGATGCAACGATATGCAATTGAAAAAGGCATTCCTATTGAGCATACACTTCAGGAGAACCGCTCTGTGAATACCTATCAAAATATGTTATTTTCTAAGCAGCTCATGGATGATCGAAAACAAGGTGAAACCTACAACAGTATTTTTACCACAAATAATTTCCATCTATTTCGTGCAGGTATTTATGCAAGACTCGCGGGCTTAGATAGTCAGGGCATTGGCTCTAAGACAGCCTTTTACTATTGGCCCAATGCGATGATTCGTGAATATGTAGCGATTGTTGTGATGACACGAAAACGCCATATGAAAATGATTGGACCTATTGTAATCATTTCCATAGCATTATCTCTATTCAGCTTTGTCTTTGTATAA
- a CDS encoding DUF4259 domain-containing protein — translation MGAWGYKALESDEGLDVVAFLQDFMEQHKESNEITLSGIIQAMKQQGFFGKTFEEIDFFYDISAMALAELYSQYLNTGTIYGQERKDGEIQWVADEGSLTFLLRYLQDIRDEIPDQQGSREIVELWQESKSWPDWQSNLAYLIQTMEQEISRLPQ, via the coding sequence ATGGGTGCATGGGGATACAAAGCATTAGAAAGTGATGAAGGTTTAGATGTAGTGGCGTTTTTACAGGATTTTATGGAACAGCATAAGGAATCCAATGAGATAACATTATCGGGTATTATACAGGCTATGAAACAGCAAGGCTTTTTTGGTAAAACCTTTGAGGAAATTGACTTTTTCTACGATATAAGTGCCATGGCTTTGGCAGAGCTTTATAGTCAATATCTGAATACGGGTACCATTTATGGTCAAGAAAGGAAGGATGGGGAAATACAATGGGTAGCGGATGAAGGCTCATTGACATTTCTATTACGGTATTTACAGGACATTAGAGACGAAATACCTGATCAGCAGGGTAGTAGAGAGATTGTAGAATTATGGCAAGAGTCCAAGAGCTGGCCCGACTGGCAGTCCAACTTAGCCTACCTTATTCAGACAATGGAACAAGAAATTAGCCGTTTGCCACAATAA
- a CDS encoding DUF4274 domain-containing protein, with product MEWAEVSKSKDLEVVRKALSKLDVNERDARGRTPLMLFITNRMPLEGIQLLMAQHIDLEARDKLGDTALKKAVKCKQEKVISLLLAEGVNLHMPEGITATAWFAAREHARIADLLLETPGAIRLTLNAVEQQQVDTILYEDSLDTMCQHISKISSAIILHAIVNNYNWDDGPEPMRTALANPVCAPITMMDMFELMEGAYWLALTEEEIASSDWKRPWKEMAEMLRGKLER from the coding sequence ATGGAATGGGCGGAAGTGAGTAAATCCAAGGATCTGGAGGTCGTCCGAAAGGCCTTAAGTAAACTAGATGTAAATGAGCGAGATGCACGAGGGAGAACACCGCTGATGCTTTTTATAACAAATCGAATGCCCCTAGAAGGAATCCAGCTTCTTATGGCACAACATATTGATTTGGAGGCACGAGACAAGCTAGGTGATACAGCGCTTAAAAAGGCTGTAAAGTGTAAGCAAGAAAAAGTGATTTCATTACTACTTGCAGAGGGTGTAAATTTACATATGCCAGAGGGGATTACAGCTACAGCTTGGTTTGCAGCCAGGGAGCATGCTAGAATAGCAGATTTATTGCTAGAAACACCAGGTGCAATCCGTCTAACCTTGAATGCAGTAGAACAACAGCAAGTCGATACCATTTTATACGAGGATTCTCTCGATACAATGTGCCAGCACATTAGCAAAATATCATCAGCTATCATTTTGCATGCCATTGTCAATAACTATAACTGGGATGATGGACCAGAGCCAATGCGCACAGCATTAGCTAATCCAGTTTGTGCCCCTATTACCATGATGGACATGTTTGAGCTAATGGAAGGTGCGTATTGGCTAGCACTAACAGAGGAAGAAATAGCGAGTTCCGATTGGAAGCGACCATGGAAAGAGATGGCGGAAATGTTACGGGGAAAATTAGAACGATAG
- a CDS encoding DUF6138 family protein codes for MKQCVEHFLAAVWEQLTAVYQQESKRITDLKEQSRLQAGIFHYLKVTWKKGKSPNGTILIDVYEPFSWSDSSYKVEAGPYIQEFTNVHHIEELFSALCTKTEAMFQSEQYGPRFFDYRFQVVLEFEDDKTVCQYQKELLNNRKLESTKQVLATFIETKVMAELPVRPSDNDEFFFAQYLVNPHFFHQTAEEVEPLIHRLQEKHRANKERLDQWIYYYTMAFKHWAEERFLTHYFEQTGDYMKEWVLITEDPVQQLEQEKLDFFLYVALKIGQKEPATRLEYLELAKQLGSRQAADYLEKGSGRFESIRKRDVFQGQANDILQTIDIRVMVEEEAAYREALCYINQLLEEGFPKGYKLTLKSKAKNYLPIKKLAKSKLHQFFANCLEFPNLFPLLADYAQLAMEEFTWYQDVEPSEKSAMPGTYAVLGLGLSSRDYFTLVQRYMLLVDTEHQSVQDAYAEAFLEAHGLSVEIMPVFVAILLGASESAKPLKGIDIRELDLLVALRQELEKKEDYQRAFALYQIFGSSKKFAQRLKQESAPIKDELEKLLQWMDS; via the coding sequence GTGAAGCAGTGTGTAGAGCATTTTCTAGCGGCTGTATGGGAGCAACTCACAGCTGTTTATCAACAAGAGAGTAAACGAATAACAGACTTGAAAGAGCAAAGTAGGTTACAAGCAGGCATCTTTCACTATTTAAAAGTCACCTGGAAAAAGGGAAAAAGCCCTAATGGCACGATCTTGATAGATGTTTATGAGCCATTTAGTTGGAGTGATAGTTCCTATAAGGTGGAAGCGGGTCCATATATACAAGAGTTTACAAACGTACACCATATTGAGGAGCTTTTTTCGGCTTTATGTACAAAAACAGAGGCTATGTTTCAATCTGAGCAATATGGTCCCCGATTTTTTGATTACCGCTTTCAGGTGGTACTTGAATTTGAAGATGATAAAACGGTATGCCAATATCAAAAGGAGCTGTTGAATAATCGTAAACTGGAGTCAACGAAACAAGTGCTGGCAACATTTATAGAAACAAAGGTGATGGCAGAGCTGCCAGTCAGACCAAGTGATAACGATGAATTTTTCTTTGCGCAGTATTTGGTCAATCCACATTTTTTCCATCAAACAGCTGAGGAAGTCGAACCACTTATTCATCGACTTCAAGAAAAGCATCGTGCCAATAAAGAGCGTTTAGACCAATGGATTTATTATTATACGATGGCGTTTAAGCACTGGGCAGAGGAGCGTTTTTTAACGCACTATTTTGAACAAACAGGCGATTACATGAAAGAGTGGGTATTGATAACGGAGGACCCAGTACAACAACTAGAGCAGGAAAAACTAGATTTCTTTCTTTATGTTGCGTTGAAAATTGGTCAAAAAGAGCCAGCCACGCGATTAGAATACTTGGAACTTGCTAAGCAGCTTGGCTCGCGGCAGGCAGCTGATTATTTGGAAAAAGGTAGCGGTCGTTTTGAAAGCATAAGAAAGCGAGATGTATTCCAAGGACAAGCAAATGATATTTTACAAACGATTGATATACGAGTGATGGTAGAAGAGGAAGCGGCTTATCGTGAAGCGCTTTGCTATATCAATCAACTGTTAGAGGAAGGTTTTCCGAAGGGCTATAAGCTGACTTTAAAGAGTAAAGCGAAAAATTATCTTCCTATTAAAAAGTTAGCTAAATCAAAGCTTCATCAGTTTTTCGCTAATTGCCTAGAATTTCCGAATCTTTTTCCATTATTGGCGGACTATGCACAGCTCGCGATGGAGGAATTTACTTGGTATCAGGATGTCGAGCCAAGCGAAAAATCAGCTATGCCTGGTACCTATGCAGTTTTAGGATTAGGGCTTTCTAGCAGGGATTATTTTACGCTTGTTCAACGTTATATGTTACTCGTTGATACAGAGCATCAATCCGTGCAAGATGCTTATGCGGAGGCTTTTCTCGAAGCTCATGGTCTATCGGTGGAGATAATGCCTGTGTTTGTAGCTATTTTACTTGGTGCAAGTGAATCGGCGAAGCCATTAAAGGGTATTGACATCAGGGAACTGGATTTACTCGTGGCGCTTCGACAAGAGCTGGAGAAGAAAGAAGATTATCAGCGTGCATTTGCATTATACCAAATATTCGGTAGTTCCAAGAAGTTTGCACAGCGACTAAAGCAAGAATCAGCACCCATAAAGGATGAACTAGAGAAATTACTGCAATGGATGGATTCCTGA
- a CDS encoding suppressor of fused domain protein, giving the protein MSEEVTAVGWDAIDQALSQVYGEQEPMHYGTLIPYSLGGQDPLDGISVYKSETSIPHWHFVTYGFSELYEKEFENKDYSGYGFELTFRLVCQIDEEEPPAWALNLLQNMGRYVFNSGNVFRAGDYLDANGPICLDADTQLTALAFTHDPELAEIDTPNGKMAFIQMVGITEDELEAMQTWNTLGVLEAGIKEIQSYITDLTRTSLLQNPEVAEAVARGMEEDGSNTGFLFVDQLAWEVEKKGWFNKQSTIVQLGAKQADVISKLLRGRILKDKDLSLVGQQITIIFKAGHQVGFSENGQEITITLNKAAVEELSQKLIPQESQFTISSLADVSFQILKTYIKNQEGAVVKTIG; this is encoded by the coding sequence ATGAGTGAAGAAGTAACAGCAGTTGGTTGGGATGCGATTGATCAGGCATTATCACAGGTGTATGGTGAGCAGGAGCCAATGCATTATGGGACATTGATTCCCTATTCACTAGGAGGACAAGATCCTTTAGATGGAATAAGTGTTTATAAAAGCGAAACATCGATTCCACATTGGCATTTTGTTACATATGGCTTCTCGGAATTATATGAAAAGGAATTTGAAAATAAGGACTATAGTGGCTATGGATTTGAATTAACATTTCGACTAGTATGTCAAATAGATGAGGAAGAGCCACCTGCTTGGGCGTTGAATTTACTCCAAAATATGGGCAGATATGTGTTTAATAGTGGCAATGTTTTTAGAGCGGGAGATTATTTAGATGCAAATGGTCCGATTTGTCTTGATGCCGATACACAATTAACCGCACTGGCCTTCACACATGATCCAGAGCTTGCTGAAATCGATACACCAAATGGCAAGATGGCGTTTATCCAAATGGTTGGTATTACAGAGGATGAGTTAGAAGCGATGCAGACGTGGAATACACTTGGTGTGCTAGAGGCAGGCATCAAGGAAATCCAAAGCTATATTACTGATTTAACAAGAACTTCTCTACTCCAAAATCCTGAAGTTGCCGAGGCAGTTGCGCGAGGAATGGAGGAGGATGGTTCTAATACGGGGTTTCTTTTCGTAGATCAACTCGCTTGGGAAGTAGAAAAAAAGGGCTGGTTTAACAAACAGTCTACTATCGTTCAACTTGGGGCAAAGCAAGCTGATGTCATTAGTAAATTATTACGTGGACGAATTTTGAAAGATAAAGATCTTAGCTTAGTCGGTCAACAAATAACGATAATATTTAAAGCAGGCCATCAAGTAGGTTTTTCTGAAAATGGTCAAGAGATTACGATCACATTGAACAAGGCAGCAGTAGAAGAATTAAGTCAGAAGCTGATACCGCAAGAAAGTCAATTCACCATTTCTTCTTTAGCTGATGTAAGCTTTCAAATTTTGAAGACATATATTAAAAATCAAGAAGGAGCGGTTGTGAAAACAATCGGATAA